In Humulus lupulus chromosome 6, drHumLupu1.1, whole genome shotgun sequence, a single genomic region encodes these proteins:
- the LOC133784248 gene encoding uncharacterized protein LOC133784248: protein MGSARKSTWVVAASIGAVEALKDQMGVCRWNFVIRSVQSQAKSNIRSFSQANKLSPYSSLALSKVIRTDDTLKQSEDSVRKVMYFSCWNS, encoded by the coding sequence ATGGGTTCAGCTAGGAAATCAACTTGGGTTGTGGCAGCAAGTATTGGAGCAGTTGAGGCATTGAAAGACCAAATGGGAGTTTGTAGATGGAACTTTGTTATAAGATCAGTGCAGAGCCAGGCCAAGAGCAATATCAGATCATTCTCTCAGGCCAACAAACTCTCTCCTTACTCTTCTCTTGCTCTCTCCAAAGTCATTAGAACAGATGACACTTTGAAACAGTCTGAAGACTCCGTGAGAAAAGTCATGTACTTCAGCTGTTGGAACTCTTAA